One segment of Triticum aestivum cultivar Chinese Spring chromosome 2A, IWGSC CS RefSeq v2.1, whole genome shotgun sequence DNA contains the following:
- the LOC123189843 gene encoding uncharacterized protein isoform X2, with the protein MECPTRIGLAGHKKEGSSTACLPCASGVLASRLDLALALSLAIGSQVRDLASVLLLSAWVASHAQPPPWLRSDGPSPTSSTSTDPGGRCSVRKGVGVRRGTLVVFEMYRWSAVGRALMETLDKMVLSGVLSPKLALSILLQSVHERLEHQV; encoded by the exons ATGGAGTGCCCGACCCGGATTGGACTTGCCGGCCATAAGAAGGAAGGATCCTCCACCGCTTGCCTTCCTTGCGCCTCCGGCGTTCTCGCGTCGCGGCTCGACCTGGCCCTTGCCCTGTCTCTCGCCATCGGCTCCCAGGTCAGAGACCTCGCCTCGGTCCTCCTTCTTAGCGCCTGGGTCGCCAGCCACGCTCAGCCCCCTCCTTGGCTTCGATCTGATGGCCCTTCCCCAACCTCCTCGACCTCGACAGATCCGGGAGGCCGCTGCTCGGTCAGGAAG GGAGTGGGTGTCAGAAGAGGGACGTTGGTGGTGTTCGAGATGTATCGGTGGTCAGCTGTTGGCAGGGCCCTCATGGAGACACTGGACAAGATGGTGCTCAGTGGTGTGCTCAGCCCCAAGCTCGCCTTAAGCATCCTCCTGCAGTCCG TCCATGAGAGGTTGGAGCACCAGGTCTAG
- the LOC123189843 gene encoding uncharacterized protein isoform X1 codes for MECPTRIGLAGHKKEGSSTACLPCASGVLASRLDLALALSLAIGSQVRDLASVLLLSAWVASHAQPPPWLRSDGPSPTSSTSTDPGGRCSVRKGVGVRRGTLVVFEMYRWSAVGRALMETLDKMVLSGVLSPKLALSILLQSGKVHSTFPHL; via the exons ATGGAGTGCCCGACCCGGATTGGACTTGCCGGCCATAAGAAGGAAGGATCCTCCACCGCTTGCCTTCCTTGCGCCTCCGGCGTTCTCGCGTCGCGGCTCGACCTGGCCCTTGCCCTGTCTCTCGCCATCGGCTCCCAGGTCAGAGACCTCGCCTCGGTCCTCCTTCTTAGCGCCTGGGTCGCCAGCCACGCTCAGCCCCCTCCTTGGCTTCGATCTGATGGCCCTTCCCCAACCTCCTCGACCTCGACAGATCCGGGAGGCCGCTGCTCGGTCAGGAAG GGAGTGGGTGTCAGAAGAGGGACGTTGGTGGTGTTCGAGATGTATCGGTGGTCAGCTGTTGGCAGGGCCCTCATGGAGACACTGGACAAGATGGTGCTCAGTGGTGTGCTCAGCCCCAAGCTCGCCTTAAGCATCCTCCTGCAGTCCGGTAAGGTCCATTCGACATTTCCTCATTTGTGA